One part of the Ursus arctos isolate Adak ecotype North America unplaced genomic scaffold, UrsArc2.0 scaffold_14, whole genome shotgun sequence genome encodes these proteins:
- the LOC113242953 gene encoding olfactory receptor 18-like: protein MEPQNLTAVSEFFLMGLSDDPELQPILFGLFLSMYLVTVLGNLLIILAVSSDPHLRTPMYFFLANLSLADIGFSTTTIPKMLVNIQTHSKSISYAGCITQVSFFFLFGCLDNLLLAVMAYDRFVAICHPLNYPVMMNPCFCGLLVLVSFFTSLLESQIHCLMVSQLTFCTNVEIHHFFCDAPQLFHLACSDTSIDTILMYFIGAVFGGIPLSGILCSYTRIVSSILRVPSTDGKYKAFSTCGSHLSVVCLFYGTGLGVYLSSSISPSPRKGAVASVMYTVVTPMLNPFIYSLRNRDIKRALWGMIRRTV from the coding sequence ATGGAACCACAGAATCTAACAGCTGTCTCAGAATTCTTCCTCATGGGGCTCTCAGATGACCCAGAACTGCAGCCCATTCTCTTTGGGCTGTTCCTGTCCATGTACCTGGTCACCGTGCTCgggaacctgctcatcatcctggctgTCAGCTCTGACCCCCACCTCcgcacccccatgtacttcttcctggccaacctgtccttggCTGACATTGGTTTCAGCACCACTACAATCCCCAAGATGCTGGTGAACATTCAAACACACAGCAAATCTATCTCCTATGCAGGCTGCATAACTcaggtgtcctttttttttctatttgggtGTTTGGACAATCTACTCctggctgtgatggcctatgaccggttTGTGGCCATTTGTCACCCCCTGAACTACCCAGTCATGATGAATCCATGCTTCTGTGGCTTGTTGGTCCTTGTGTCGTTTTTCACCAGCCTTTTGGAATCTCAGATTCACTGTTTGATGGTGTCACAACTTACCTTCTGCACAAATGTGGAAATCCATCATTTCTTTTGTGATGCACCTCAGCTTTTCCACCTTGCCTGCTCTGATACCTCCATTGACACCATACTGATGTATTTTATTGGTGCCGTTTTTGGTGGCATTCCACTCTCAGGGATCCTTTGCTCTTATACTCGAATTGTTTCCTCCATTCTGAGAGTCCCATCCACAGATGGGAAGTACAAAGCCTTTTCTACCTGTGGCTCTCACCTGTcagttgtttgcttgttttacgGAACGGGCCTTGGAGTGTACCTCAGTTcatccatctctccctcccccaggaagggtgcagtggcctcggtgatgtacacggtggtcacccccatgctgaaccccttcatctacagcctgaggaacagggaCATCAAGAGGGCACTGTGGGGGATGATCAGAAGAACAGTCTAA